One Apostichopus japonicus isolate 1M-3 chromosome 7, ASM3797524v1, whole genome shotgun sequence genomic region harbors:
- the LOC139969333 gene encoding sterile alpha motif domain-containing protein 3-like, which produces MSQVEALKRYHVTYGSRKRVFLCSASDVEPEIKSQFGIKKFRLQVFDKDFDDWVDIDGDIEEEQMEDKAVKLNVIGERDEVACLSASSFTSSSSSDDTIILAGNERDVPCTSDVSDSFHEEEKFLPWPNKFELHQDDVRRDILVELLKGGPVSNRIKSAVIQATFDKMCLFTVYPTTDQYNTAAKAVIKSFPNLAIKLPFCEPYDALKNALKDKFRNERRHMTRDVVVKKRKTSTHATTDEGERKEGADWTLPEGETEETIKLHIKELQKESTKKKQDKNKIKSLMALTFGERRRLVLEEKPPIAEIRGKFPTLFCAEQIIEDFSAIISWDAVSEMFYKNLDDIAAKIITYNTNHSKGTLRFLVEYNNFIQQLTEKDKRDATWTAALWILPGFLKEDRNFLFINSDDDVSSDVEINTPVITYTGDPLDPSNITIIAENEKCSTAASFPEAVLILLATYYVFNIQYNGKVKGTLTFLQNVLLQCKDKGKLPQKIISLIAKLQA; this is translated from the exons ATGTCACAAGT TGAAGCACTTAAACGGTACCATGTAACTTATGGATCCAGAAAAAGGGTTTTCTTatgtagtgcaagtgatgtagAACCAGAAATCAAATCTCAATTTGGGATAAAGAAATTTCGGCTTCAGGTCTTTGATAAAGACTTTGACGACTGGGTGGACATTGACGGTGATATAGAAGAAGAGCAGATGGAAGATAAAGCAGTTAAACTGAATGTGATTGGTGAAAGAGATGAAG TTGCATGCCTCAGTGCCAGTTCATTTACAAGCTCTTCAAGTTCAGATGACACCATTATATTGGCTGGAAATGAAAGAGATGTACCTTGTACCAGTGATGTTTCAGACAG TTTTCATGAAGAAGAAAAGTTCTTGCCATGGCCAAACAAGTTTGAGCTGCATCAAGATGATGTTAGGAGAGACATCTTGGTAGAACTATTAAAAGGGGGACCTGTCAGCAACAGAATTAAATCTGCTGTAATCCAAGCTACATTTGACAAAATGTGCTTGTTTACTGT GTATCCTACTACAGATCAATACAATACAGCAGCTAAAGCAGTCATAAAGTCCTTTCCAAACTTGGcaatcaaattaccattctgtGAGCCTTAT gatgcattgaaaaatgcacTCAAAGATAAGTTCAGAAATGAGAGGAGACACATGACGAGGGATGTAGTTgtgaagaagaggaagacatCTACACATGCAACAACTGACGAGGGAGAACGAAAAGAGGGAGCTGATTGGACTCTACCTGAGGGTGAAACAGAGGAGACTATCAAACTGCACATTAAGGAACTACAAAAGGaatcaacaaagaaaaaacaagacaagaacAAAATTAAGTCATTAATGGCACTGACATTTGGAGAGAGAAGGAGACTTGTACTTGAGGAGAAACCACCAATAGCAGAAATCAGAGGCAAATTTCCTACTCTATTTTGTGCAGAACAG ATCATAGAAGATTTTTCAGCCATCATCAGTTGGGATGCAGTGTCGGAGATGTTCTACAAAAATCTTGATGACATTGCAGCAAAGATCATCACCTACAACACAAATCACTCAAAGGGCACTCTTCGATTCCTTGTTGAATACAACAACTTTATTCAGCAATTGAcagaaaaagacaaaaggg ATGCTACATGGACCGCAGCTCTCTGGATACTACCTGGCTTCCTGAAAGAAGATCGCAACTTTCTGTTTataaacagtgatgatgat GTTAGCTCGGATGTTGAAATCAACACACCGGTCATAACATACACTGGGGATCCGCTGGACCCATCAAACATAACAATCATTGCAGAAAACGAAAAATGCAGTACTGCAGCATCTTTCCCTGAGGCAGTTCTAATCCTGCTGGCAACATATTATGTtttcaacatacagtataacgGCAAAGTAAAAGGAACACTgacatttctgcaaaatgttctgctGCAATGCAAAGACAAGGGGAAATTGCCTCAAaagatcatttcattaattgcaAAACTTCAAGcatga